The DNA segment CTCCTAAGAGCAACTCTAGATTGTTTGAGAGTCTGAAGAAAGCGTACTTTTTACCGCTGAACTCTGTCTGCCAGCCTGCTACTAGCTCTGTCTCCGCTTCAGGTATATCCATCGGTATTTTCTCTAGCTCCGGTAGCAGGGTGACGATGAACACGCCGAAAGCAATCATACTTGGGAATATTAGAATGCTCATACCGGCTACAGCTTGGTATTGAACGATATCTGTTATTGTTAAGCTTCTAGCTATCATAGCGGGTGTTAAAGCAGCTAAAGTTAAAGGTATCTCATAACCCATTAATTGCAGTCCAGCTCTGGCTGCTCCGATTGAACTGTAGCGGTTCGTTGAAGAGTAGCCTGCTAATATAATTAATATAGCGACTACTGTGGTTATAAAAAGCACGAATATAAGGTCGCCTTGAAAGCTTAAAACACCGGTTACACCTGCTATTGGAATAAATAGTAACGCTAGTAACGGAACAACCACTGAGAATAAAGGTGTAGCTGTGAAAAGCTTTCTATCCGCAGCTTTCGGGGTGATATCTTCTTTAGCCATAAGTTTGATGAAGTCTGCGAATGGTTGAAGTATGCCTCTCCAACCTACGTAGAGAGGCCCCATTCTATTCTGTAGGTCTGCATAGTATTTTCTGTCAATCCATTCAAGTAGAAAAGTTAAGCCTATGCAGAATACTATACCGGGGAATAATACGATTTGAAGAATTCCGAGGACTATGTCTAAAACCATTTTTATCTCCTCCAGCCTCTATTCTGATACCATTCTATTCCATACTGCCTCATTTCTTCATCAGTCCAAACCCACTGCTTAGGTTTACTCTTAGAGATATCTGTGAAGGTTGTTCTGCACATGCATGCTATGCACGGGTCTATACTGCCGAAGTTTAGAACGAAGTCTGCTATGTAATGGCCTTTACAAGACTCTATTATCGGTAGAAGATTCGCCATAGTTGGTGTGATTACCTTAACTCTTTCAGGTTTATCTGTGCCATTCGACTTGATATAGTAGAAGACTTCTCCTCTAGGAGCTTCGTTATGGCTTACCGCTTCGCCTGGCGGGACTTTTCTAGGCACTTTAACTCTCACTTCACCGCTCGGGAGATGGTCTAGAATGTATCTTATAATATTTATTGACTCTATTAGCTCGTCAACTCTGACAACTAGTCTACCAGCTACATCGCACATATCTGAAGTGCACACGTTGAAAGGTATTTCATCGTATGCGCCGAAGTGTGGATCATCATATCTTATATCTGTTTTAACACCTGAGCCTCTTATAACAGGTCCTACCGCGCTCATAGCTTTAAGATATGAGGGATTCAGGTAGCCTACTCCTACCGCGCGTTTCAGTAAAGTGTCTTCTTCTAATACGATTTTCTTATATGTTTTAGTTCTTTTTTCCAGGATATCCATGCCTTTTCTTATTTTATATATCTGCTCATCTGTTATATCTCTTCTAACTCCGCCGATTGTGTTTATAGCAGCTGTCACACGGCTACCGCATACTAAATCAGTTAAATCTAAGATTACTTCTCGATCTCTCCAACTATACATGAACATGGTATCCCAGCCGATTAGGTGGCAGGCTACTCCGATCCATAGAAGATGGCTGTGAATTCTATTGAACTCGGTGACCATTGTTCTAATGTATTTTCCTCTCGGCGGGACTTCAACGCCTAGTAACTGTTCTATAGCGTCACAGTAGGGTAATGTGTGAGCCTGACTGCATATACCGCAGACTCTCTCAGCCATGTATATGCCTTGAATGAACGTTCGCTGCTCGAAAGCTTTCTCTAACCCTCTGTGATTATATTCTATGTGAGGTATAACGTCGACTACTATTTCACCGTCCACTATTACTTCGAAGTTCATAGGTTCTTTCAAGGTTGGGGTTTGAGGTCCAACCTGGAGCACGTAATCGCTTGTCTCCTCTGGTAGAATCGGTTTTCTCTCTATGAGTGGAACTTTTTTAGGATCCCACTTATCAGGTGTCCAATCTTTTCGTAAAGGATGTTGATCTTTAGGGAATGTTTCAGCAAGTAAAAGTCTTTTAAGATTAGGGTGACCTTTAAAAACTATCCCGAACATGTCGTATACTTCTCTCTCATAGAGATTAGCGCCTGGATATAGATCTGTTAAAGACTCTAATTCCGGTTTATTTTTATCTACAGGTATTCTCACTGTGATCTCAACTTTTCTCTGCATATCTAGGAAGTGATATAATACTTCAAAATGATCTTTTACATCTAAGCCTGTAACCGTGCTTACAAACCATACTCCCAGTTTCTTATACAGGTGTTCAGCTACTTTATAATGTTTGCCGTTAGGGACCGTGAGCCAAACCCTATTTACACGCGGAACCTTGTATTCTAGTAAATCAGCTCCAAGCAAGTTTTTTATTTCTTCAACTATCTCATACTCGTTTTTTAATTCTTCAGTTTTTGGTATTTGAGTTAGTTCAGCCATGTTTTTCACCTCTAGCTTGTTTTTGCGCGGTTTTCAATTTTTCTAAAAGTTTAACCGCGCCTAAAGCTATGGCTTCAGGTCTAGCGGGGCAGCCGGGGACATAAACATCTACTGGGATAACATTGTCGATTCCCTCAGCAGCATTGTAGCATCCTCTGAAAACACCGCCTGTGGAGCCGCATGTTCCCACAACCATCACGAATTTAGGTTCAGGCATTTGCTCGTATATTCTTCTAAGACGTGGAGCTTGCTGTCTTGTAACAGGGCCTGTGCAAACTAGAACGTCGGCGTGACGTGGACTCCCTTTCAGTAAAGCTCCGAATCTCTCTAAATCGAATCTCGGCATTAAAGCTGCTAAAATTTCTATGTCGCAGCCGTTGCAGCTGCCTGAATTAAAGTGTAACAGCCAAGGTGAACTTCTTCTAGCCCAGTCTACGAGTCTACTCATTTTTTTACCCCCTTAATAAAACTACTATAGCTACAAGGGATACAGCTGCATATAGTGCTACTGCGTAAACTGAGGGTAGAATACCTAGCTGGAAGGCTCCGAATGTTAGTATGAACGCTATAATATCGAATATCATGAAGTACACTGCGTAGTAAAACCAGTTTATTCTGAATTGTGCGTGTATATCCGCCTGCTCTTCACCGCAAGCATAGCTTTCAACCGCCTCGCCTTTATTTCTGGAAGGCGGGGCTACTTTTCTACCCCAAGTGTATATTGCAGCTGAAGCTATGAGAATTATTATAAAAGCTATAGGAACCCAT comes from the Candidatus Odinarchaeum yellowstonii genome and includes:
- a CDS encoding NADH-quinone oxidoreductase subunit H, encoding MVLDIVLGILQIVLFPGIVFCIGLTFLLEWIDRKYYADLQNRMGPLYVGWRGILQPFADFIKLMAKEDITPKAADRKLFTATPLFSVVVPLLALLFIPIAGVTGVLSFQGDLIFVLFITTVVAILIILAGYSSTNRYSSIGAARAGLQLMGYEIPLTLAALTPAMIARSLTITDIVQYQAVAGMSILIFPSMIAFGVFIVTLLPELEKIPMDIPEAETELVAGWQTEFSGKKYAFFRLSNNLELLLGAGLAVTLFLGGPYGIEKLPGLTALDLAIQGNIILSAVWYTVWFLIKTAIVVLIITNLRALFSRYRIDQMVRGAWKYLTPIMIAITAITMLLSAVAPGLYPIV
- a CDS encoding NADH-quinone oxidoreductase subunit C; the encoded protein is MAELTQIPKTEELKNEYEIVEEIKNLLGADLLEYKVPRVNRVWLTVPNGKHYKVAEHLYKKLGVWFVSTVTGLDVKDHFEVLYHFLDMQRKVEITVRIPVDKNKPELESLTDLYPGANLYEREVYDMFGIVFKGHPNLKRLLLAETFPKDQHPLRKDWTPDKWDPKKVPLIERKPILPEETSDYVLQVGPQTPTLKEPMNFEVIVDGEIVVDVIPHIEYNHRGLEKAFEQRTFIQGIYMAERVCGICSQAHTLPYCDAIEQLLGVEVPPRGKYIRTMVTEFNRIHSHLLWIGVACHLIGWDTMFMYSWRDREVILDLTDLVCGSRVTAAINTIGGVRRDITDEQIYKIRKGMDILEKRTKTYKKIVLEEDTLLKRAVGVGYLNPSYLKAMSAVGPVIRGSGVKTDIRYDDPHFGAYDEIPFNVCTSDMCDVAGRLVVRVDELIESINIIRYILDHLPSGEVRVKVPRKVPPGEAVSHNEAPRGEVFYYIKSNGTDKPERVKVITPTMANLLPIIESCKGHYIADFVLNFGSIDPCIACMCRTTFTDISKSKPKQWVWTDEEMRQYGIEWYQNRGWRR
- a CDS encoding NADH-quinone oxidoreductase subunit B family protein produces the protein MSRLVDWARRSSPWLLHFNSGSCNGCDIEILAALMPRFDLERFGALLKGSPRHADVLVCTGPVTRQQAPRLRRIYEQMPEPKFVMVVGTCGSTGGVFRGCYNAAEGIDNVIPVDVYVPGCPARPEAIALGAVKLLEKLKTAQKQARGEKHG
- the ndhC gene encoding NADH-quinone oxidoreductase subunit A — protein: MLDAVWVPIAFIIILIASAAIYTWGRKVAPPSRNKGEAVESYACGEEQADIHAQFRINWFYYAVYFMIFDIIAFILTFGAFQLGILPSVYAVALYAAVSLVAIVVLLRG